GGCTTCCAGATGGTTTAAACGCGAAGATGGAGTCAGATGACTTAGTCCAGACACCTGACATAACCGCTACGATACTCGAATTAACCGGTGCGGTTAAGGTTTTCCCCGCTGAAGGAGAGTCTCTTATGCGGATAGTCCGGGGTGAAGAGTGGGCTCGAAACATGGCGGTTTCATCTCCATCGATAATCAGGGGTGTCAGGGCGGGTTTGAGGGCCACGATAACTTCTGAAAACTGGAGCCTCATCCTAGCCCCGGAGGGCGGGCCGGAGGTCGAGAAAGCCGAGTACACTATGATAGTCGACGGGAAGGCTAGAGTTCTAAAACCGTTCGGTAAGGTTCAGACTGAGCTGTACGACCTCGAGAGAGACCCAAAGCAGAGCGTAAACGTCTTAGAGGAGCATAAGGAGGTAGCCGTCAGACTTAGGGATGCCTTTCTAAACATGCTTAAACGGTTGGGTACGGACGAGCGGTACATCAAGCCTTGGAGACGTTGTAAGGGGCTCGAGTAGAACGTATCTGGTCTTCAGCGATGCGAAGTATGCCTCGCTATCCTCGACTATGTTAGGTTAAAAACGTTAACTATCGTAATTCACGTTTGACTAGTATGTTGAGTAATAAAGTTTAAATGTGGGTTATCTTCTTCTTCTCGAAGATCGAGAGATGGACGATAAGGATTTCAAGAGGGTGCTTGAGGACGGGGAGAAGCTTCTAGCATACTTCGAGAGCGACCTGACAAGAGATGGACGGTTCGGCTGTAGCTATCTCCTCGTTACCGATAAACGAGCCGTCGTCTGCGACGCCGATTTAAAGGTCGAGGTCTCTGTAAACTTAAAGGATATCCGCTCGGTTTCGGTGAAGGATTACATCGGAAACGCGGAGCTTATGGTAACTCTGAAAGACGAATCCGTGGTCATATTGACTAGGTTTTCGAGGGCTCTCCGAAAGAGGTTCGGAGACGCTAGTAGGCTTTTAGAGAACCTGGCCTTCCTTAGAAGGGTGAAGCGTGAGCAGGTCTATGAGGAAGAGGAGGTTGCGGCTAAGACCGGCACCCTACGCTCGATCCTGAGGTTCGTCCTACCTTATAAGTGGGTTTTAGCCGCCGGGATGGTAGCCGGTGTATGCGGCATATTCCTCGGTTTGCTTCCCCCATACTTCATGAAGATGCTTATAGACGACGTGATCCTAGGGCATAAGGAGGAGCTCCTAGCCCAGGTGATACTGGCGATCATAGCGACCCAGGCTACGAGCTCCCTGCTCGGGGTCGTACGTAGCTACAGCCTATCCTACGTAAGCCTAAAGGCGATGTATAGCATAAGGATTCATCTATTCAAGCACATCATGCGTTTCCAGCCTAGCATCCTAGATAGATACGAGGCTGGGAGGCTCATATCTAGGATAACGGACGACGTCGGCAGGGTTAACTGGTTCCTCTCATGGGGTCTTGAACAACTCCTGAGGAGCATCATATCGCTCATATCCGTATCCGCTATGATACTCCTACTCGAGCCTAGGCTAAGCCTCATAGCCTTGATACCCATGCCCATACTAGGGCTCGGCGTCTTCCTGTTCAGAAGGAAAGCGAGATGGGTATACCACTACCAATGGAGAAGATGGGCTGATGTATCGGCTCTGCTGGTCGATGTGATACCTGGGTTCCCAACCGTTAAAGCCTACTCTATGGAAGACTACGAGGCGGAGAAGCTTAAGCTTAAACTAAGCGATGTCATTAAGGCTAGTTTGAGATCTA
This DNA window, taken from Candidatus Bathyarchaeota archaeon, encodes the following:
- a CDS encoding ATP-binding cassette domain-containing protein, whose translation is MDDKDFKRVLEDGEKLLAYFESDLTRDGRFGCSYLLVTDKRAVVCDADLKVEVSVNLKDIRSVSVKDYIGNAELMVTLKDESVVILTRFSRALRKRFGDASRLLENLAFLRRVKREQVYEEEEVAAKTGTLRSILRFVLPYKWVLAAGMVAGVCGIFLGLLPPYFMKMLIDDVILGHKEELLAQVILAIIATQATSSLLGVVRSYSLSYVSLKAMYSIRIHLFKHIMRFQPSILDRYEAGRLISRITDDVGRVNWFLSWGLEQLLRSIISLISVSAMILLLEPRLSLIALIPMPILGLGVFLFRRKARWVYHYQWRRWADVSALLVDVIPGFPTVKAYSMEDYEAEKLKLKLSDVIKASLRSTKLSLQFFPMLGFVISAGTAIIWWIGGIEVLNGTLTLGTLSAFISYVSQFYGPIWTLVSMVEPMKRSSTAAERIYNLMRMRPEIRDAEDSVDLKIKGRITFENVSFGYLPYTYILKNISFDIKPGEKIGIVGPTGSGKTTLAKLILRFYDVDEGRILIDGVDVRRIKLRSLRKQIGLVSQEPRLFNDTIANNIRYGKPDASLDEIIAAAKIAAAHDFILQKPLCYDTPCGESGSRLSGGERQRVAIARTVISDPQILVLDEATSSVDTITEDAIKKSLDEIAKGRTTIIIAHRLSTVKDADRLIVIDKGRLVEMGTHEELLRKGGLYAKLWNTQFLEQPAEAKV